One Scomber scombrus chromosome 23, fScoSco1.1, whole genome shotgun sequence genomic window, GAGGGGCATCTGAACCCCCGTATttaggaggacagaggaggacgACATCTGGACTGAAAGGCACTTACTTTTCTTTGCACCCTGTCTGTGGTCTGAAGTGtattaaactgtttttaacTCACCTTTTGGGTCCTTTCAGCTGAATACTTTTAAGGTATGATGCATATaaagcttttttatttacacacaaaacaaaatgagtCCGTGAGAGGAAACGTGAGGAATATGAACTGTCGTGAAAAGCAACTTAGCTTTCAATAAAAACCGGGGCACAGGATGTTTACAGCTATTCATTCCTGCTACACGTGGTCAGCTGACAGTCATGTGACGGTTTGTGCGGTTTTCGCCGTCACCATAGTGACATCTGCTCTGACGCCGTTGATTGGAAGATGATGTAGCCAATGAAAGAAGCTGACGTGATGAAAGGCGGGAATTCGCTCTATCCTGCGAATCACTATCAGTCAAACGTTTGATTGACAGTGGCGGTTTTAACTGTTGACGACTTGGTGGAGGGTTAAGTTAGTCTGCTGGACGACTGAacatgtttcacattttcttcataCATTACGGTAATGTTAATAGAAGGGGAAAGAGACAGTAGTTGCCTAGGGTTATTCAAAATGTAAGACACTTATTACAGATGTAAAGGCAGAGCTTAGGTTGCACCTGAAATGTTGTCCGAGCTAGCTAGCTAAACTAGTCTGTAATATCCAAACCTAGCATGTCATATGCCGGTTCACTGAACCAACAACTTCATCaattcattcatacattaatctgtttcttttttgacCACTTTAGGTCAGCCATATCTATTTTTTTAGGTCAGCCATGTCACTACAGGCCTTCTGGTTGAGCATGCATCACTGAATATGACAACAGTTCAAAAGCATACATTTAATAACCTACCTGTGTGCTTTTTACCTGTGCATGATATCAAAACTATTCCAAAGAACACAACCATAAGACCAAAACAAGCTTGAGATGAAATACAAATGATTTTGAGACCAAGCGAGCAGCTACAGGTGTAAGACTAAGCCTTTTTCTGCACATATTTTCATCAGagcaaaactgcattaaatCTCAAAATCACTAAGTCAAACAAATACAAGCCATCCTTTCTTTCCCATTTTCTCTTCTGGATTCAGTCCTTTAAAGCGTTGCAAAACACTCTTCAGTAGCAAAAGCAGTGGGGGATATATCTAGGCTTCAGGCAAGAGGAAACATtgatctttttcttcttttcaactCTGTTCTTTCAATGCTGTTCTCTATAATGGCTGCCATTACACAGTCTAGTGTGAGTTTGTCTTGACTCCATACCTTTCCTTGAGCAAGAAAATAGGATTGCAAGCCTCACAGGATCTGACAGCTTTAATTCAATGACAACGTCTTAGAATAAAGGTTCTAACACGTCCTGGAAAGCTCTTGTGACTAAAGAAGACACTTTTATCTTAACTATACCAAATAATTTTCACACTGGAGACTCCGCAGCAGcagaagttttatttttaaactcaaCCGTCAAAGCCTTTAAATGCTGGTACTTTACTGTCACTGATTATAATCTGCTTTACAATGGAACAAGCTACTAAAACTGTAACCGCTACCAATGAAAAATGATAATAGTGTGTTGTGAACATTTTATAATGCATTTCACATATTTCAACAGTGGAGAGGAAGTGATAGACAGACACCGCTTCAGCCAATAACAAAGTAATTATGGATCATGCTGCTGTCCTAGTCAGTATTCAAATAAGTTGTGCACTCCCAATCTTCTTTATGAAATTAATTGTGCGTTTTCACAGtgaatttattcattattacttcttatttttcaatttgctcctcctttattttatgtctctttctttctcttattctgTTTTCAGGAGATTATCAGAACTGTTCTGAGCAACCTAGACAGTCTCCAGCCCTTCTCCAACACCAACTTCATTGTCTTCCCTTGTATCTTTCACTCCACATCACTTTATCCATCCAGTTATCCTTCCTTTTTCATACCCTACCCAGTACTTACACATCACACCTTTGTCTCCTGTCCCTTAAATTATCTAAATGGACATGCAGTATCTTAGAATCACTATATTGCCAAATGCTGATCACACACTACAGCTACTGATAAGCTACATTCAAGTGTACTGGATTATTGGTACACTGTTGGCACTGTTTATTATTAACTGCAGTTACCAGATAAGAAGAGTTGGGAGGGAAAATGTAAAATCAGTAATAAGGCATCATTGAACTCAATGAGTATCCCACTTGTGGTTTATCAAACCACCGCTGAGGAATCCCTGCAGTACTTGTGTTTACAGTCCAAAGCTGACAGTCTGTTCATGTCTGTGTCGTTCAGTGTAAAGTCAAAGAGCCTGGCGTTGTCCTTTATTCTGTCTGGATGTGAGGACTTAGGGAGCACCGGGACACCCTGCTGCACGGCCCAACGCAACAAGACCTGGAGGGGAACAAAAGACTTAAactgtgtttggtttgtggACCCCAAGAAGACATAAATCAAACTGTTCTGGGTGTGTTTACCTGTGCAGGTGTGCGTTCACAGTTCTTTGCCACCTCCATGACCACAGGGTCAGTGACCAGGTTTCCTTTCCCCAAAGAAGAGTAAGCTTGGAAACACACTCCAaactcctcacacacactcctcaaCTCTGCCTGGCACATTTGTGGGTGGAACTCCAcctgaaaaaaatattatgcttttgtgtttgattttgtatTTGACTTGGTTTCTATCCTACTTTGACTCTGGTGTGTTATACCTGTAGCACTGCAGGAGTGACTTTGCAGCTCTGCATCAGCTCCCTCATGTGTGCCGGTGTGTAGTTGGACACTCCGATGGCCTTCAGCTTTCCCTGTGCATGCAGCTCCTCCAGTGTGACCCAGCTCTGGGCTCTGTTGACTGGGATCAAATATGAATTAGGACTTCACCACCAGTGTTATTCATGTACAACTATATCAAGgaggtagagcatgagacttgatacactaaagcacagacttattttaaattaaggTAACTTTCTTCAGCTCTCAAAGTTGctaaatgaatttttttttagtatGAATGCaatacatgcatttattttaaagtgcaAAGTGACAAGAGTTAAAAAGCTGAATTGATCATAACTCCTGACCTGGGTTGCGTTGGTCAGTCACCTCCAGTCCCTCTGTGCCAGGCCAGTGGATCAGGTATAGGTCAATGTAACCCAAGTCCAGCTGAGACAGGCTGCTTAGAGCTCCCTGCATGGCCTTCTCCCCCTGCTCTTTTGGGCTCAGCTTACTgtagggaggaagagagagaagaacagatCAAGCATTCATGCTGAGCCTTTAGGAGGAAAAAGTGAGTTTCAGTTCTTCCAAGTAGTCTTGTGATTATGGTATGACATCCAAACAGGCCTTGCTCATTTATGCAGCGATTACAGTTTGATAAAGAAAACTTTTTAAGGCTATTACAATACAGCAAACTAGTATTTTTAGCTTCATGTCACAATATAAATATTGCAGCAATATGTTTATCTTGTGTGTAAAAGTGCTGGAGCAAAAGCTCTGTCTTATGTACCATAATACCTTAAGACTACAACTTTTATACTCACGTCCTATTTGAAAAGCATTCACTTATCAAACATACCTGGTTATGAATACATCCTCTCTGGTCAGGCCATGTTTTGGCAGCAGCTCCCTCAGGGCTCGGCCGAATTCAGCTTCATTCTGGTAGACAGCTGCACTGTCAAAAGCCCGGTAACCAGAAGCCAGGGCAGCATCCACAGCTCTGGAGACATCCTCAAATTCACGCAGTTTATAGGTCCCCAAACCCAGGAGGGGCATCTGAACCCCCGTATttaggaggacagaggaggttGCAGAGGAGGACGACATCTGGACTGAAAGGCACTTACTTTTCTTTGCACCCTGTCTGTGGTCTGAAGTATGGTGTTGAAACGCTGCACACCACAGTCAAGTACAAACATTGTTACAAACATGTTACTTTAATGGTAGTATATTGATCTATAATATGTTTGAACGTCACAGTATTATGCTGCAAATAAACAGTAGAGAAGTTTGCCACCGTAGAAGATATTAAATTGTTTTCAACTCACCTTTTGGGTCCTTTCAGCTGAATACTTTTAAAGTATGGTGCGTGTAAAGGGTTTTTgttcacacacaaaatgaaaagtgtCCGTGAGATGAAATGTCACGAGTCACGATTTAGAAAACGCGCGAAATGCTACTTATAAAAACCGGGACACAGGATGTTTACAGTTAGTCGTTCCTGCCCCACGTGGTCAGCTGACAGCCATATGACAGTTTGGGCGGTTTTCGCCGTCACCATAGTGACATCTGCTCTGACGCCGCTGATTGGAAGATAATGTAGCCAATGACAGAAGCGAACGTGATGGAAGGCGGGAATTTGCTCTATCCTGCAAATCACTATCAGTCAAGCATTTGATTGACACAGCTACAGCCGCGGCTTTAACTGTTGACGTCCTGGTGGAAGGTtgaagttagttagttagttagtgcTTCACATTTTCTTCAGACATTACGGTAATATTAATAGAGGacgagaaagaaagacattagTTGTCAATTTATTCATTaatctgttccttttttttgacAACTTTAGGTCAGCCATGTCACTACAGGCCTCCTCATTCCCTTTTCCTGAAACTCGATTCTTCAGAGCAGGTAGTAACATCTACAAGTTCAAGATCAGAGGAGGCAGCAGCTACAGGCAAGACAGATACTACCTGCATCTTACTTCACAGCCCACTGTTTGATTAATATCTCCTCTGTGCTTCtcagtttttatacttttgGTCAGAGCAAGAGAGCACAGTCAAGTGTAAGTAAAGGCTGAGTCTGAAGGAGATCAGAAACCATAGGACGGCCCATCATCTCAAACCAGGTTTGAGATGGGATTTAGTGGAAGTAGTGGGGTGTAAAGTAGCTTTAGTTACTAGTCTTGGTGTTGTCTGCTCTGGTTGAGCATGTATCACTGAACATGACAGCAGTTCATGAGCAGAAATGTAATAACCTACCTGTGCGCGACACCAAAAACATGTCATAAAGCTTAGCCATGAAAAGCTATGagacaaaaacaatgtttgagAATTTGAGACCAAGCGAGCAGCTACAGGTGTAAGACTAAGCCTTTTTCTGCCATTCTTCACGTATTTTCATCAGAGCAAAACTGCATGAAATCTTAAAATCACCAAGTCAAACAAATACAAGCCATCCTTTCTTTCCCATTTTCTCCTCCGGATTCAGTCCTTTAAAGCTTTGCAAAACACTCTTCAGTGGCAAAAGCAGTGGGGGATACATCTAGGCTTCAAGCAAGAGGAAACATtgatctttttcttcttttcaacgCTGTTCTCTATAATGGCTGCCATTACACATTGTGATGTGAGTTTGTCTTGACTCGATAACGTTTCTCAAGCAAGAAAATAGGATTGCAAGCCTCACAGGATCTGACAGCTTTAATTCAATGACAACGTCTTAGAATAAAGGTTCTAACACGTCCTGGAAAGCCCTTGTGACTAAAGAAGACACTTTTATCTTAACTATACCAAATAATGTTTACACTGGAGattcagcaggagcagcagttCAACTCAACCGTCAAAGCCTTTCAATGCTGGTACTTTACTTTCACTGATTATAATCTGCTTTATATCAAAACAAGCCACCAAAACTGTAACTGCTACCACTGAATAACAATACTAGTGTGTTGTGAACATTTTATAATGCATTTCACATATTTCAACAGTGGAGAGGAAGTGATAGACAGACACAGCTTCAACCAAGAACTGGAGGTAATTATGAATCCTGTTTACTGTCCTAGTCAGTATTCAAATAAGTTGTGAACTCCCATTTATTCATTATAACCTCTTATTTTTCATGTTgccctttctctctttatttgatctgtttgtctctttctttctcttattctctgttTTCAGGAGATTATCAGAACTGTTCTGGGCAACCTGGACAGTCTCCAGCCCTTCTCCAACACCAACTTCATTGTCTTCCCTTGTATCCTTCACTCCACATCACTTTATCCATCCAGTTACTCTATCCTTTTTCATACCATACCCAGTACTTACACATCACACCTTTGTCCATTAAGTCATCCAAATGCACATAACTTCTCTATACAGTATTTTAGGATTACTATATTGCCAAATACTGATCACATAATACAGCTACTGATGAGCTACATTTAAGTGTACAAGACTATTAGTACACTGTTGGCACTGTTTATTATTAACTGTAGCTACCAGATAAGAAACAGTGGGAGGGAATGTCTACAGTGATGTGCAAACACAGTGAGGTGAAGCTGAGAGCCTACCCGTATGTTCTTATCCTCTACCTAGAGAAGAACATGGAGAAGGGTGAGGATCAGCACACACCCGATAACACAGTACAGTTAGAGCACACTCAGTACAAAAAGACACCTACAGTAACATACCCGTTTTTTTGTTGCACTCATTTTACTTGTTTAGAAACACTGATGAAGTTGTGGTCACAGGAAAGTGTGAACACTAAGGCATTATTGAAGGCTACAGATCAGCACTATAGGCCTGTTGTGTGGGTACAGTTATAAGCGCTCAGCCATAAGGGACCCTTCACATAAGCTACTATTCAGGCATGATGATGTCTTATGAATTTATTTATCTTGTTTCAGGAAAGCAAGTGGAGGAGAATCCTAGTCAGGTGAGTTGATCTTctgttaaagtcatttttatgatactgcatgtgcatgtttaacaaaacaaaacatcaatattCATGTGGCTATGGTCAGCATATCATCATATTGCACTTAATATTTTCTCACAGCTTGTATACAAAATACGCATGCATAACAATATCTATAATACATTGCAATGTAGTGTAAGTATGAACTTGAGCTCCAAAAGTGATcatagtttgtgttttttaggtCGCCTGTGTTTCAGAGCCACAGCCAAAGCGCCGCAAGAAGGACTCACCTCTAGAGGACGCCATAATACAGGATTTATTAAAGGACATGGAGGCTGAAAACAGGGTTTCCACTGTCAGGTGAGTGCTCTCTGTATTACTGCAGCCTTCAGCTACATTTAGTCTGCATTTGTCACATTTGACTGTAAGTAAACACAAATGTGTGTCCATGGAAACAGGACTACATGTTCAGAAAGTAAATTAAGATgtctatttatattttaacaaataaCCTTATTAAAGTTTCAGGGCTATAGTGTGACAATACTGTCACGTTTGCTCCAAAACATCCACCCTGTActaatacaaaaacacactggcTCCTACtttctgtctatgtgtgtctgtcttgtgGTGTCTATCCATAAATGTGTTATCAAAACATAATGGCGATGGTAATCATCAAAAAGGTATACCAGCACACACAAGGAGACTAAGATTGACATTTTAAgagattacattaaaaaacaaaaggaacaaACTACAAGTTTCACATCTGATGGACCAAAGTGTGATATTTGTAGTTCGTTCATTTGGCTTTATGAAGTAATCCCTTAGGACAAATAGTGTCAGATACCCCATGCTGTGCTGTCGGGTATCTTTAGTTTTTTGACTATAATACTTATGGTAGTTGTAGTCAGTTATGAGTACAGCTGAGTTCTACTGAGTTTGAACACTACATCAGTAAAAACAGGCTAACATCACGGTTGAatgttgtcctttttttttttgttaaacaatgAGCAGTAACAACTGTGTTTATACAGACATAATTAAGGACGGTTGAATTGGTTTGTAAAGCTGTCATTCCTTATGTTCTTTATTACTATTAAAAGCATCACTTGTTCAGGCTAGGATCATTCACGTTTGCACACACCTGTATGCACGTATTGTGGAGGTGAAAATAAGTGGTCTCACTCACAGACTTCCATTCTGACAGCGTCTTGTttcacaggaacacacacactcacacgcttCAGCGATTCCTGCAGTTATGAAACAGACAAGAGGCGAACGGGCGCCACCTCAATCACTCTGACAGTCAGATCAGTGGGgcttaaatgattatttaaaatgcactcacacacacacacacaaacaaggtTTTGTCCTCCAATTAGCCTGTATTTAGCTTATATAAACAGAATTGTCTCTGTTTTATCAGCTTGAggaacacacactcagatgcacaaaccatttaaacaaacagcagGGCCTCGAGCATCATTACCAGCTCACAGGAAAACAAGTTTCATTGAGCAGCTCTCATTGCATTACATTCACCACACTGACCATCACACGTACGCATACTTAATAAAGGTAccgcacataaacacacaggcgcacaaactgaaaaaccaaaaatacacatgctattaaaaaaacaattactgtacatgtttttttaaatatatcaagCTTGACAGAGGTGTGCTTTCTAATCTTAGAAGCTTCTCACATACTGCTGAATCACTGATGgcattcatctgtgtgtgtattagtgtctACATGATGCCCCGGAGAGAcagctggtttgtttttttgttaaacctGCTGGAAAAATGggaacagaaagaaaagtttCTCGGGTTTGAGTTGAGTTTCAAAGAACAAGTGGGGACGTTGAACGAACAAAAATAGACGACTTTTTGCTCATCAGCACTTTCTTTGTTTCTACACATCTTCAATGCCATTGACTGTAGTGCGGTTGATAAGAAAGTGTGAAggaatgttattttaaatatatttataacataACGTTTAATTTAACGATGGTAAACCTAAACTGTATGCTCATGGTTGATGAATGGAAGAATGTGGACCCCGTCTTCTTTTTCTCATCATTTCTCCACATCAGGAAAGACCCTTTTAAAGCTTGTTCTCCAAATGagaaatactactactgctctTGTATCACTCTTTGCTCATTCACCTCTGAGGCCTGCTCGCTCGATTGTAAAGCCCTGAAATGACAGCTTGTGCTCATCCCGAGTCTGAGCAGCTATGACCCTGTTCTGGTCTACCGTTTGAGTCAGAAAGGTCTCCGCTACCTTCTTAGCCTCATTCCTTTGGGAGAGTTTCTCCTAAAATGTTCTACTCTAAGGCAGGCCTCCTTTTCTGTGttctctgtaaataaatgaagcagAAGACCGTGTGGCCCTTTTTGTGGTGTATT contains:
- the LOC134005491 gene encoding uncharacterized oxidoreductase YtbE-like, with the protein product MSSSSATSSVLLNTGVQMPLLGLGTYKLREFEDVSRAVDAALASGYRAFDSAAVYQNEAEFGRALRELLPKHGLTREDVFITSKLSPKEQGEKAMQGALSSLSQLDLGYIDLYLIHWPGTEGLEVTDQRNPVNRAQSWVTLEELHAQGKLKAIGVSNYTPAHMRELMQSCKVTPAVLQVEFHPQMCQAELRSVCEEFGVCFQAYSSLGKGNLVTDPVVMEVAKNCERTPAQVLLRWAVQQGVPVLPKSSHPDRIKDNARLFDFTLNDTDMNRLSALDCKHKYCRDSSAVV